A section of the Piliocolobus tephrosceles isolate RC106 chromosome 14, ASM277652v3, whole genome shotgun sequence genome encodes:
- the SMIM27 gene encoding small integral membrane protein 27 translates to MKPVSRRTLDWIYSVLLLVIVLISWGCIIYASMVSARRQLTKKYPDKIFGTNENL, encoded by the exons ATGAAGCCAGTGAGTCGTCGCACGCTGGACTGGATTTATTCTGTG TTGCTGCTTGTCATCGTTTTAATCTCCTGGGGCTGCATCATCTATGCTTCAATGGTGTCTGCAAGACGACAGCTAACGAAGAAATACCCAGACAAAATCTTTGGGACGAATGAAAATTTGTAA
- the TOPORS gene encoding E3 ubiquitin-protein ligase Topors, giving the protein MGSQPPLGSPLSREEGEAPPPAPASEGRRRSRRVRLRGSCRHRPSFLGCRELVASAPARPAPASSEIMASAAKEFKMDNFSPKAGTSKLQQTVPADASPDSKCPICLDRFDNVSYLDRCLHKFCFRCVQEWSKNKAECPLCKQPFDSIFHSVRAEDDFKEYVLRPSYNGSFVTPDRRFRYRTTLTRERNASVYSPSGPVNRRTTTPPESGVLFEGLGISTRPRDAEIPQFMRQIAVRRPTTADERSLRKIQEQDIINFRRTLYRAGARVRNIEDGGRYRDISAEFFRRNPACLHRLVPWLKRELTVLFGAHGSLVNIVQHIIMSNVTRYDLESQAFVSDLRPFLLNRTEHFIHEFISFARSPFNMAAFDQHANYDCPAPSYEEGSHSDSSVITISPDEAETQELDINVATVSQAPWDDETPGPSYSSSEQVHVTMSSLLNTSDSSDEELVTGATFQTQGVQTNKDLNNDSDDSSDTCVIVGFVKPLAERTPELVELSSDSEDLGSYEKMETVKTQEQEQSYSSGDSDVSRCSSPHSVLGKDEEINKGHCDSSARIKSKKEEKRSTSLSSPRNLSSSVRGDRVYSPYNHRHRKRGRSRSSDSRSQSRSGHDQKNHRKHHGKKRMKSKRSRSRESSRPRGRRDKKRSRTRDSSWSRRSQTLSLSSESTSRSRSRSSDHGKRRSRSRNRDRYYLRNNYGSRYKWEYTYYSRNKDRDGYESSYRRRTLSRAHYSRQSSSPEFRVQSFSERTNARKKNNHSERKYYYYERHRSRSLSSNRSRTASTGTDRVRNEKPGGKRKYKTRHLEGTNEVAQPSREFASKAKDSHYQKSSSKLDGNYKNESDTFSDSRSSDRETKHKRRKRKTRSLSVEIVYEGKATDTTKHHKKKKKKHKKKHKKHHGDNASHSPVVITIDSDSDKDSEVKEDTECDNSGPQDPLQNEFLTPSLEPFETKDVVTIEDEFGVLDKECDIATLSNNLSNANKTVDNIPSPAASVEQTLNVREESTFVSDLENQPSNIVSIQTEPSRQLPSPRTSLMSVCLGRDCNMS; this is encoded by the exons ATG GGGTCGCAGCCGCCGCTGGGGTCTCCGCTGTCTCGCGAGGAGGGTGAAGCGCCCCCGCCTGCTCCCGCTTCGGAGGGTAGGCGGAGAAGTCGCCGGGTACGCCTTCGCGGATCCTGCCGTCACCGACCTAGCTTTCTGGGCTGCCGGGAGCTCGTGGCGAGCGCGCCAGCCAGGCCTGCGCCGGCATCCTCCGAG ATAATGGCATCAGCTGCTAAGGAATTTAAAATGGACAACTTTTCACCTAAAGCTGGCACTAGCAAATTGCAACAGACAGTACCAGCTGATGCATCTCCTGATTCTAAGTGTCCTATATGCTTGGATAGATTTGATAATGTGTCTTACTTAGATCGCTGCTTACATAAGTTCTGTTTTCGCTGTGTACAGGAGTGgtcaaaaaacaaagctgaatgTCCACTATGTAAACAGCCCTTTGATTCTATTTTCCATTCTGTGAGGGCGGAAGATGACTTCAAGGAGTATGTCCTAAGGCCTTCGTATAATGGTTCTTTTGTCACCCCTGATCGACGATTTCGCTACCGTACAACTCTGACAAGGGAACGAAATGCTTCTGTGTATTCACCTAGTGGTCCTGTGAACAGAAGAACAACAACTCCACCAGAGAGTGGAGTACTATTTGAAGGGTTAGGCATTTCAACAAGACCTAGAGATGCTGAAATTCCTCAATTTATGAGACAAATTGCAGTAAGAAGGCCAACTACCGCAGATGAAAGATCTTTGCGGAAAATTCAAGAACAagatattattaattttagacGAACTCTCTATCGTGCTGGTGCTCGAGTTAGAAATATTGAAGATGGTGGCCGCTACAGGGATATTTCAGCTGAATTTTTCCGTAGAAATCCAGCTTGCCTTCACAGATTAGTCCCCTGGTTAAAACGTGAACTTACAGTTCTTTTTGGAGCTCATGGATCTTTAGTGAATATTGTCCAGCATATTATCATGAGTAATGTTACTCGCTATGACTTGGAGAGTCAGGCATTTGTGTCTGATTTAAGACCATTTTTACTTAATCGAACTGAACATTTTATACATGAATTTATCAGTTTTGCCCGATCTCCTTTTAACATGGCAGCCTTTGACCAGCATGCCAATTATGATTGCCCTGCTCCTTCATATGAAGAAGGCAGCCATTCTGATTCTTCAGTCATAACAATATCTCCAGATGAGGCTGAGACCCAAGAGCTGGATATTAATGTAGCCACTGTTAGTCAGGCACCATGGGATGATGAAACTCCAGGACCATCTTACTCAAGCTCAGAGCAGGTACACGTTACTATGTCTTCTCTTTTAAATACTTCTGACAGTTCAGATGAAGAACTTGTCACAGGAGCCACGTTTCAGACACAAGGAGTACAAACCAATAAGGACCTAAATAATGACAGTGATGATTCTTCAGATACTTGTGTCATTGTTGGGTTTGTTAAACCACTAGCTGAGAGGACCCCAGAACTTGTTGAACTGTCCTCTGATTCTGAGGACTTAGGTTCTtatgagaaaatggagacagtGAAGACACAAGAACAGGAGCAATCTTACAGTTCTGGTGATAGCGATGTTAGTAGATGCTCATCTCCACACTCTGTCCTTGGAaaggatgaagaaataaataaaggtcatTGTGATTCTAGTGCAAGAATCAAatcaaagaaggaagagaaacgATCTACATCATTGTCATCTCCCAGAAACCTGAGCTCATCTGTAAGAGGAGACAGAGTATATTCTCCATATAATCATAGACACAGAAAGAGGGGAAGATCAAGAAGTTCAGATTCACGTTCTCAGAGTAGAAGTGGGCATGATCAGAAGAATCATAGAAAGCATCATGGGAAGAAAAGGATGAAAAGTAAACGATCCAGAAGTAGGGAAAGTAGCAGACCTAGAGGgagaagagacaaaaagagatCAAGAACTAGAGATAGCAGTTGGTCCAGAAGaagccaaactctgtctctaagTAGTGAAAGCACAAGCAGATCAAGGTCTCGTAGCAGTGATCATGGTAAAAGAAGATCACGGAGCAGAAATAGAGATcgttattatttaagaaataattatggAAGCAGATACAAATGGGAGTATACTTATTACAGTAGAAACAAGGACAGGGATGGGTATGAATCATCTTACAGGAGGAGGACTCTGTCCAGAGCTCATTATTCTAGACAGTCTTCAAGTCCAGAATTTAGAGTTCAGTCCTTTTCTGAAAGAACAAatgctaggaaaaaaaataatcacaGTGAGAGGAAATATTACTACTATGAAAGGCACAGATCAAGGAGCCTGTCTAGTAACAGATCAAGGACTGCATCTACCGGGACTGACCGAGTGAGAAATGAAAAGCCTGGAGGGAAACGAAAATACAAAACACGGCATTTGGAGGGTACTAACGAAGTGGCTCAGCCATCTCGTGAATTTGCTTCTAAAGCAAAGGACAGTCATTACCAAAAATCTTCATCAAAATTGGATGGAAACTACAAAAATGAGAGTGATACCTTTTCGGACAGCCGATCATCAGATAGAGAGACAaaacacaaaaggagaaaaaggaagaccCGGAGCCTAAGTGTAGAGATAGTCTATGAAGGAAAAGCTACTGATACAACTAAacaccataaaaagaaaaagaagaaacataagaAGAAGCATAAGAAACACCATGGAGATAATGCTTCACATTCCCCAGTTGTAATTACCATTGACAGTGACAGTGATAAGGATTCTGAAGTAAAGGAGGATACAGAATGTGACAATAGTGGTCCTCAAGACCCTCTACAAAATGAGTTTTTGACTCCTTCCTTGGAACCATTTGAAACTAAAGATGTAGTTACAATAGAAGATGAATTTGGTGTGCTGGACAAGGAGTGTGATATTGCCACACTTAGTAACAACTTGAGTAATGCCAACAAAACTGTAGATAATATTCCATCTCCAGCAGCTTCAGTTGAACAAACTCTCAACGTAAGAGAAGAGAGCACCTTTGTTTCTGATTTGGAGAACCAGCCCAGTAACATTGTGTCTATTCAGACTGAGCCATCAAGGCAGTTGCCATCTCCACGGACATCATTAATGTCAGTATGTCTTGGTAGAGACTGTAATATGTCTTAA